One Oryza glaberrima chromosome 11, OglaRS2, whole genome shotgun sequence genomic region harbors:
- the LOC127754763 gene encoding uncharacterized protein LOC127754763 isoform X1, with translation MLSRRRRLIGVASPAATELRRAFRSEAALEAIRAHSKDADGPAHLALYNYPTFAGGYAALAADLFHRRLRRRLLVLPFSFVEPFRAGDFEGAGFQTCYLLDFIGPNNFALELSRFIPSVIAFDHRRSTLARIPHLGRCPSNLELNIDTTKSSARATFDYFSRNLAEIKSDSDMCEKLLDQEDEERVFNVLKYIEDADLRQWKLPNAKEFQTALRDERAKLNCITNPLVFEQLQQLDVCNLLSRGKSLAHDHFEAAGKLIHKPFRIHLGRGLHGECLAIRADGNSKLSHEIGLELSKMSTAAGLRPIGAVVFMQRGLLKICLRTTDSSTNTAEIAKAYGGGGKPSSSSFALRMDEFNAWISVNS, from the exons ATGctaagccgccgccgccgcctcatcggcgttgcctcgccggcggcgaccgagctACGGCGAGCCTTCCGCTCGGAGGCGGCCCTCGAGGCCATCCGCGCGCACTCCAAGGACGCCGACGGCCCCGCGCACCTCGCGCTCTACAACTACCCCACCTTCGCCGGCGGctacgccgcgctcgccgccgacctcttccaccgccgcctccgccgacgcctCCTCGTGCTCCCCTTCTCCTTCGTCGAGCCCTTCAG aGCTGGAGACTTCGAGGGTGCGGGGTTCCAGACGTGCTACCTGTTGGATTTCATTGGGCCAAACAACTTCGCTTTGGAGCTCTCTCGATTCATCCCTAG TGTAATCGCATTTGATCACCGGCGAAGTACACTAGCAAGAATCCCCCATTTGGGTCGTTGCCCAAGTAATCTTGAGCTTAACATTGACACAACAAAGAGCAGTGCTCGAGCTACATTTGATTATTTCTCCAGGAACCTTGCAGAGATAAAATCCGATTCT GATATGTGTGAGAAGCTGTTGGACCAAGAAGATGAGGAGAGGGTTTTTAATGTTCTCAAATACATAGAAGATGCTGACCTGCGCCAGTGGAAGCTGCCCAATGCTAAGGAATTTCAGACAGCACTCAGGGATGAGCGCGCTAAGTTGAACTGTATCACAAATCCTCTTGTATTTGAACAG CTGCAGCAACTTGATGTTTGCAATCTGCTTTCTAGGGGGAAGTCACTTGCTCACGATCACTTCGAAGCTGCAGGGAAGTTAATACACAAGCCATTTAGGATTCATCTCGGAAGAGGATTGCACGGTGAATGCCTT GCGATCAGAGCAGACGGGAATTCAAAATTAAGCCATGAAATTGGCTTGGAGTTGAGCAAGATGAGTACTGCTGCTGGATTAAG ACCTATCGGAGCAGTGGTCTTCATGCAACGTGGTCTCCTGAAGATCTGCTTGAGGACAACAGACAGTAGTACCAATACGGCAGAGATTGCTAAG gcatatggtggtggtggaaaaCCAAGCTCAAGTTCGTTTGCGCTAAGAATGGACGAATTCAACGCTTGGATCTCTGTGAACTCATGA
- the LOC127753903 gene encoding probable mediator of RNA polymerase II transcription subunit 26c — MDRDDERLGRALAAFGGGGGGGGGVWELVDAALACAARDRPDELRARRDGIVERLYAAAGGGGGNCGAAAATTPSPRGAAVAEGEDDDDEAAAAAADGLEIKILAIKDFLEDEDQSEDELLSLLQSLADMDITYKALQETDIGRHVNGLRKHPSGEVRLLVKQLIRKWKEIVDDWVRLHNSSGDASNSIITDGNSPEKIQGKNQQSSQVSEFKYSPSPSRHNNSSSERVSNGIASIAATKHRASPAPAHHNARQINNTHHSTTSSSAPARMVKEQKDSHLDLERLDSARKRLQENYQEAQNAKKQRTIQVMDINEIPKPKNRNAFIRKGNGGGFPARHR, encoded by the exons ATGGATCGGGACGACGAGCGGCTCGGCCGCGCGCTGGCGGCgtttggaggcggcggcggcggcggcggcggcgtgtgggAGCTCGTGGACGCCGCGCTGGCCTGTGCCGCACGCGACCGCCCCGACGAGctgcgcgcgcggcgcgacggtATCGTGGAGCGGctctacgccgccgccggcggcggcggcggcaactgcggcgcggcggcggcgactacgccgtcgccgcgtggggcggcggtggcggagggtgaggacgacgacgacgaggcggcggcggcggcggcggacggcctcGAGATCAAGATCCTGGCAATCAAGGACTTCTTGGAGGACGAAGACCAG TCGGAGGACGAGCTGCTGAGCTTGCTGCAGAGCCTGGCAGACATGGACATCACGTACAAGGCGCTCCAG GAGACTGACATCGGACGGCATGTGAATGGTCTGCGCAAACATCCCTCCGGTGAAGTCCGGCTACTTGTCAAGCAGCTCATCAG GAAGTGGAAGGAGATAGTGGACGATTGGGTGCGGTTACACAATTCCAGCGGTGACGCCAGCAACTCGATCATCA CCGATGGCAACTCCCCGGAGAAAATCCAAGGCAAGAACCAGCAAAGCTCTCAG GTTTCAGAGTTCAAGTATTCCCCCAGCCCAAGTAGGCATA ACAACTCAAGCTCAGAGAGGGTTAGCAATGGGATCGCGTCGATAGCAGCGACAAAACATAGAGCAAGCCCTGCGCCAGCGCATCATAATGCAAGGCAGATCAACAACACCCACCATTCTACTACTTCATCTTCTGCTCCAGCT AGGATGGTGAAGGAACAGAAGGACAGTCATCTTGACCTTGAAAGGCTGGACTCTGCGAGGAAGAGACTCCAGGAGAATTACCAGGAAGCACAAAATG CAAAAAAACAGAGGACGATTCAGGTGATGGACATCAATGAAATTCCGAAGCCGAAAAATAGAAATGCCTTCATCCGCAAGGGCAATGGGGGTGGGTTCCCAGCAAGGCACCGGTGA
- the LOC127754763 gene encoding uncharacterized protein LOC127754763 isoform X2, translating to MLSRRRRLIGVASPAATELRRAFRSEAALEAIRAHSKDADGPAHLALYNYPTFAGGYAALAADLFHRRLRRRLLVLPFSFVEPFSVIAFDHRRSTLARIPHLGRCPSNLELNIDTTKSSARATFDYFSRNLAEIKSDSDMCEKLLDQEDEERVFNVLKYIEDADLRQWKLPNAKEFQTALRDERAKLNCITNPLVFEQLQQLDVCNLLSRGKSLAHDHFEAAGKLIHKPFRIHLGRGLHGECLAIRADGNSKLSHEIGLELSKMSTAAGLRPIGAVVFMQRGLLKICLRTTDSSTNTAEIAKAYGGGGKPSSSSFALRMDEFNAWISVNS from the exons ATGctaagccgccgccgccgcctcatcggcgttgcctcgccggcggcgaccgagctACGGCGAGCCTTCCGCTCGGAGGCGGCCCTCGAGGCCATCCGCGCGCACTCCAAGGACGCCGACGGCCCCGCGCACCTCGCGCTCTACAACTACCCCACCTTCGCCGGCGGctacgccgcgctcgccgccgacctcttccaccgccgcctccgccgacgcctCCTCGTGCTCCCCTTCTCCTTCGTCGAGCCCTTCAG TGTAATCGCATTTGATCACCGGCGAAGTACACTAGCAAGAATCCCCCATTTGGGTCGTTGCCCAAGTAATCTTGAGCTTAACATTGACACAACAAAGAGCAGTGCTCGAGCTACATTTGATTATTTCTCCAGGAACCTTGCAGAGATAAAATCCGATTCT GATATGTGTGAGAAGCTGTTGGACCAAGAAGATGAGGAGAGGGTTTTTAATGTTCTCAAATACATAGAAGATGCTGACCTGCGCCAGTGGAAGCTGCCCAATGCTAAGGAATTTCAGACAGCACTCAGGGATGAGCGCGCTAAGTTGAACTGTATCACAAATCCTCTTGTATTTGAACAG CTGCAGCAACTTGATGTTTGCAATCTGCTTTCTAGGGGGAAGTCACTTGCTCACGATCACTTCGAAGCTGCAGGGAAGTTAATACACAAGCCATTTAGGATTCATCTCGGAAGAGGATTGCACGGTGAATGCCTT GCGATCAGAGCAGACGGGAATTCAAAATTAAGCCATGAAATTGGCTTGGAGTTGAGCAAGATGAGTACTGCTGCTGGATTAAG ACCTATCGGAGCAGTGGTCTTCATGCAACGTGGTCTCCTGAAGATCTGCTTGAGGACAACAGACAGTAGTACCAATACGGCAGAGATTGCTAAG gcatatggtggtggtggaaaaCCAAGCTCAAGTTCGTTTGCGCTAAGAATGGACGAATTCAACGCTTGGATCTCTGTGAACTCATGA